From Candidatus Manganitrophus morganii, the proteins below share one genomic window:
- a CDS encoding aminoglycoside phosphotransferase family protein: MRRKESKRQAPIIYASPTPDASRFLEGKTNGDSLARLRAMVFREQQTRWEALGFSPEWSFTLAPIEAEGENAAKYLATFFSKDEKPQRKVFLKQYHHPQIDGAVVENEFCGIQITHQAFQSTDRFRAPQPYSCRLGEKILFMEYCPSASLKKVLFRPLRFSRLLLLSRERERLLEYMIEAGRLLSHFQRIPVSHHPAAGTETAEGIVLRYEKQLLRHLGICRKGGFPEDLIQRIQSAVFHRLESQSPFPPIVLQHSDFAPWNLMVGDRHLYLTDFQNFTPGFASFDLAFFYCALDLLYRYRTVDGALLSRMQSVLVDAYLNGHEEAGFLEMKQPLPLFEAFRLMHMTYFAQSIFCIPAGSYYQSLYAVPFRRFLIEWFHQHLEDEEGSAAKSVRCRKES; this comes from the coding sequence GTGAGGCGTAAGGAGTCAAAGCGCCAAGCGCCAATCATTTACGCCTCCCCCACGCCGGACGCCTCACGGTTTTTAGAGGGCAAGACGAACGGGGATTCCCTCGCGCGTCTACGCGCGATGGTTTTCCGGGAGCAACAGACCCGATGGGAGGCGCTCGGTTTCTCACCGGAGTGGTCGTTCACCCTCGCGCCGATCGAGGCCGAGGGAGAAAACGCCGCCAAATATCTTGCAACCTTTTTCTCAAAAGATGAAAAACCGCAGCGGAAGGTGTTTCTGAAGCAGTATCACCATCCGCAGATCGACGGTGCCGTGGTGGAGAACGAATTCTGCGGGATTCAGATCACCCATCAGGCCTTTCAATCGACCGACCGGTTCCGCGCCCCCCAGCCTTACAGCTGCCGGCTCGGCGAGAAGATCCTTTTTATGGAGTATTGTCCCTCCGCCAGTCTGAAAAAAGTGCTTTTCCGGCCGCTTCGTTTTTCGCGCCTGTTGCTTTTGAGCCGAGAGCGTGAGAGACTGCTCGAATATATGATCGAAGCGGGCCGGCTTCTGTCGCACTTTCAGCGCATCCCGGTCAGCCACCACCCGGCGGCCGGGACGGAGACGGCGGAGGGAATCGTGCTGCGTTATGAAAAGCAGCTCTTGCGCCATCTCGGCATTTGCCGGAAAGGGGGTTTTCCGGAGGATTTGATTCAACGGATCCAGTCTGCCGTGTTTCATCGGCTTGAAAGCCAATCCCCCTTTCCACCGATCGTTTTGCAACATTCCGATTTCGCCCCCTGGAATCTGATGGTGGGGGATCGGCATCTTTATTTGACCGATTTCCAAAACTTCACCCCCGGTTTTGCCTCCTTTGATCTGGCGTTCTTCTACTGCGCCCTGGACCTTCTCTACCGTTACCGAACCGTGGATGGGGCGCTTTTGTCCCGGATGCAGTCGGTTTTAGTCGATGCTTATCTCAATGGTCATGAAGAGGCCGGTTTTCTGGAGATGAAGCAACCCCTCCCTTTGTTTGAGGCTTTTCGATTGATGCACATGACCTACTTTGCGCAATCGATCTTTTGTATTCCCGCGGGCTCCTATTATCAATCACTCTATGCCGTTCCCTTCCGCCGCTTCTTGATCGAGTGGTTTCACCAGCACCTTGAGGATGAAGAGGGGAGCGCCGCAAAGTCGGTACGATGCCGGAAAGAATCTTAA
- a CDS encoding GAF domain-containing protein — MPERILIIDDEPHLVITLEEILRQEGYEVDSARTGKEALEKLRHAPYDVAIIDHHLPDGNGLALQSEIEKIQPTPATVLLTGYASIETAIEALRRGVSDYLFKPAHPEELKRSVRQALERKKISEAVTLQRKMELLYQVGRSITGETEIDAFLKNLVEKLSEVLALPRCLLFLLTEESEALVLKASNVPVEREVRIPVRRGAIYDLLHEGKEVVIDDAQKDRRLPSLLKKLHLRSMLIVPVLLRGNLLGVLSVDSGEAPHRFTESEVKLVRFIADQAAVGIENIRYCQRERDKAKEFGLLAEIATTGTELHEERSILSLAIEKAVSLMRVDAGTVFLIDPERWIPTLSVSRGPSLAPTGRPKPLSPRGLEGMMALSQKPWAIPNIGSEKKLPASERGRLKGWASYLGVPLVYKGMTRGILSIATRQPRSFVPREVALMNSIAHQVALTIENVRLYKLNRAHQEELRQLSLKVLSTQEDERRRISRELHDAMGQGLLALKLHLEILADQIPPEMTNQREEIGEAHAIATQTIEEIRRLVADLRPLKLDDLGLVPTLRGLIKDFSRKFKIRTTLKRVKLYRRLPSDMETMIYRIVQEALTNVAKHARATQVSIWLERIEEQVRVRVIDNGVGFDATTLARRRARRFGLVGIQERVDLMGGVFQILSCRGRGTELRVELPFEPAVQRPEWLPPPSGPELRREPISTKATKRPLSIRRPRRLPPH; from the coding sequence ATGCCGGAAAGAATCTTAATCATCGATGATGAACCGCACCTCGTCATTACGCTCGAGGAGATCCTGCGGCAAGAAGGGTATGAGGTCGACTCCGCGAGAACCGGCAAAGAGGCACTGGAGAAGCTGCGCCACGCGCCCTATGACGTCGCCATCATCGATCATCATCTCCCGGACGGAAACGGACTTGCGCTCCAGAGCGAAATTGAAAAGATCCAGCCCACTCCCGCCACGGTCCTGCTGACCGGCTACGCTTCGATCGAGACCGCCATCGAGGCCCTTCGACGCGGGGTGAGCGATTATCTTTTCAAACCGGCCCATCCGGAGGAGTTGAAGCGGTCGGTGCGGCAGGCGCTGGAGCGGAAGAAGATCTCCGAGGCGGTGACCCTTCAGCGAAAAATGGAGCTGCTTTATCAGGTCGGCCGCTCCATTACCGGGGAGACCGAAATCGATGCTTTTCTGAAAAATCTGGTTGAAAAACTTTCGGAGGTCTTGGCCCTTCCCCGCTGTCTGCTCTTTCTTTTGACTGAGGAGAGCGAAGCATTGGTGCTCAAGGCGTCGAATGTTCCGGTGGAGCGGGAGGTCCGCATTCCGGTTCGCAGAGGGGCGATCTATGACCTCCTTCATGAGGGGAAAGAGGTCGTCATCGACGATGCACAGAAGGATCGACGGCTTCCTTCTTTATTGAAAAAGTTGCATCTCCGCTCGATGCTGATTGTTCCGGTCCTCCTCCGGGGGAACTTGCTCGGTGTCCTTTCGGTCGATTCGGGCGAAGCCCCTCACCGTTTTACCGAATCGGAGGTCAAGCTCGTTCGCTTCATCGCCGATCAGGCGGCGGTCGGCATTGAGAATATACGATACTGCCAGCGTGAGCGGGATAAAGCGAAAGAGTTCGGTCTTCTGGCGGAGATTGCGACGACGGGGACGGAATTGCACGAGGAGCGATCGATCCTGAGTCTGGCGATCGAGAAGGCCGTTTCGCTGATGCGGGTGGATGCCGGGACGGTTTTTCTGATCGATCCGGAGCGTTGGATCCCGACCCTTTCGGTTTCGCGCGGGCCGTCGTTGGCGCCGACCGGGAGGCCGAAGCCGCTCTCCCCGCGGGGGCTGGAAGGGATGATGGCGCTTTCTCAGAAACCGTGGGCGATTCCGAACATCGGATCGGAGAAGAAACTCCCGGCGTCGGAGCGGGGGAGGCTGAAGGGGTGGGCCTCTTATCTCGGCGTCCCGTTGGTCTATAAGGGAATGACGCGGGGAATTCTCTCCATCGCGACCCGGCAACCGCGCAGCTTCGTTCCACGCGAGGTTGCATTGATGAACTCGATCGCCCACCAGGTGGCATTGACAATCGAGAACGTGCGTCTCTACAAATTAAACCGGGCGCATCAAGAGGAGCTGCGGCAGCTCTCGCTGAAGGTCCTCTCGACGCAGGAGGACGAGCGGAGGCGGATCTCTCGGGAGCTGCACGATGCGATGGGACAGGGTCTGTTGGCGCTCAAACTTCACCTGGAGATCCTGGCCGACCAGATCCCTCCAGAAATGACCAACCAGCGAGAGGAGATCGGGGAGGCTCACGCCATTGCAACTCAGACGATTGAGGAGATCAGAAGGCTGGTCGCCGATCTGAGGCCGCTCAAGCTGGACGATCTCGGACTGGTCCCCACCCTGCGGGGGCTGATCAAAGACTTTTCCAGGAAGTTTAAGATCCGGACCACATTGAAACGGGTGAAACTTTACCGTCGGCTTCCCTCCGATATGGAGACGATGATCTATCGGATCGTTCAGGAGGCGCTGACCAATGTCGCCAAACATGCCCGGGCGACGCAGGTGTCGATCTGGCTGGAGCGGATTGAAGAGCAGGTCCGGGTCCGGGTGATCGACAACGGGGTCGGGTTTGATGCGACGACCCTGGCCCGGCGGCGCGCCCGCCGGTTTGGGCTGGTCGGGATTCAAGAGCGGGTCGACTTAATGGGGGGCGTTTTCCAGATCCTCTCCTGCAGAGGGCGGGGGACCGAGTTGCGGGTCGAGCTTCCCTTTGAACCGGCCGTCCAGAGACCGGAGTGGCTGCCTCCTCCGTCCGGGCCGGAACTTCGAAGGGAGCCGATCTCGACCAAGGCGACAAAGCGTCCCCTCTCGATCCGCAGGCCGCGGCGGCTTCCGCCCCATTGA
- a CDS encoding response regulator transcription factor yields the protein MAKIRVLLADDHTLLRQGMRRLLEAEDDFEIVGEAGEGLETIHKAEQLRPDVVVLDYAMPGLTGPQAALRIKQMEPKTKLIILTMHDDEEYVEEALGAGASGYMLKDSASHELISAIRSVYRGDTYLSPGVSKKIVTGYLQRTKRPEPKTPYEQLTVREREILRLLAEGHSAKEVSRLLNIQPKTVDAHRSNLMKKLGLHSRTDLIKYAIRRKIIKV from the coding sequence ATGGCTAAAATAAGGGTTCTGTTGGCCGATGACCACACCTTGCTTCGGCAGGGGATGCGGCGATTGTTGGAAGCGGAAGACGACTTCGAAATTGTGGGAGAGGCCGGCGAGGGGCTGGAGACGATTCACAAGGCGGAGCAGCTTCGCCCCGACGTGGTGGTCCTAGACTATGCCATGCCGGGATTGACCGGACCGCAGGCGGCGCTTCGAATCAAGCAGATGGAGCCGAAGACCAAGCTCATTATCCTGACGATGCATGACGACGAGGAATATGTCGAAGAGGCGCTCGGCGCGGGGGCGTCGGGCTACATGCTAAAAGATTCGGCTTCCCACGAGTTGATCTCGGCGATCCGCTCGGTTTATCGGGGGGATACGTATCTCTCTCCCGGCGTCTCTAAGAAGATTGTGACCGGTTACCTTCAGCGGACGAAACGACCGGAGCCGAAGACCCCTTATGAGCAATTGACCGTTCGGGAGCGGGAAATCCTCCGGCTGCTGGCCGAGGGGCATTCCGCAAAAGAGGTTTCGCGCCTTCTTAATATTCAGCCCAAAACGGTCGACGCGCATCGATCCAACCTCATGAAGAAGCTGGGACTCCACTCCCGCACCGATCTGATTAAATACGCGATCAGGCGAAAAATCATAAAGGTGTAG
- a CDS encoding tetratricopeptide repeat protein — translation MKMKSLSIVFVLLALAGCYGSGGGGGSSAQIPAITSPASISNKDAAAKNNEGVDHLVQGHYDVAAPLFQEALGMQPDFAEAHFNLAIALDGKGDHAGATESFKKAKEFGGSNPKIAENENLKKHLGM, via the coding sequence ATGAAGATGAAATCCCTTTCAATCGTATTTGTACTATTGGCGCTCGCCGGTTGTTACGGTTCGGGAGGGGGAGGCGGTTCGAGCGCGCAGATCCCCGCCATCACCTCACCGGCCAGCATCAGCAACAAAGATGCGGCGGCCAAGAACAACGAGGGAGTTGACCATCTTGTTCAGGGCCACTACGACGTGGCCGCCCCGCTCTTTCAAGAGGCACTCGGGATGCAACCCGATTTCGCCGAAGCCCATTTCAACCTGGCCATCGCGCTGGATGGAAAAGGAGATCACGCCGGAGCGACGGAGTCGTTCAAGAAAGCAAAGGAGTTCGGGGGAAGCAACCCGAAGATCGCCGAAAACGAAAACCTGAAGAAACATTTGGGAATGTAA
- a CDS encoding DUF309 domain-containing protein, whose translation MPVLSPIPDPPRMETFPWYAKERALPAYRFVPGLLPHPIRDPSGHSRRAVRTQVHPFWTPDQWKKIEAYLRGVDLFNRFYFWEAHEVWETLWKSHPPRTDPARLIQGLINLAASLLKLHMREASSSQKLWRAASEQLNPFRDQRWMGIDVARLQSEMDDYLRPMEQGKLPLLGPGTPTIQLADPHSSREPHLNSAPD comes from the coding sequence ATGCCGGTACTCTCTCCCATTCCCGATCCCCCTCGCATGGAGACCTTTCCCTGGTATGCCAAGGAACGGGCGCTCCCGGCGTACCGATTCGTCCCAGGCCTCCTCCCCCACCCAATCCGCGACCCGAGCGGGCACAGCCGTCGCGCCGTCCGCACCCAGGTTCATCCTTTCTGGACACCGGACCAGTGGAAGAAGATCGAGGCCTACCTGCGCGGCGTCGATCTCTTTAACCGGTTCTACTTTTGGGAAGCACACGAAGTCTGGGAAACGCTCTGGAAAAGCCATCCTCCCCGGACCGATCCGGCCCGATTGATTCAGGGATTGATCAATCTCGCCGCCTCGCTCCTTAAACTTCACATGCGGGAGGCTTCCTCTTCCCAAAAACTCTGGCGCGCCGCATCGGAGCAACTCAACCCCTTTCGGGATCAACGCTGGATGGGGATCGATGTGGCTCGGCTTCAGAGTGAGATGGACGATTACCTCCGCCCGATGGAACAGGGGAAGCTCCCACTGTTGGGGCCAGGCACCCCTACGATCCAATTGGCGGACCCGCATTCTTCTCGGGAGCCTCACTTGAATTCGGCACCAGATTGA
- a CDS encoding PilZ domain-containing protein, protein MENSPDKRKSSRLEGVTFPVEYALSNQHFQRARAMGIGEAGFMLLLEEALSMGTPLQVKLYLPKTLFPFSNWQTIPLEAKVVRVDSQTSQDGCYRHGLLITQISDQDGLTLKRYVHLSHWMKEKIQS, encoded by the coding sequence ATGGAAAACAGTCCCGACAAAAGAAAATCGTCCCGTCTGGAAGGGGTCACTTTCCCGGTGGAGTATGCCTTATCCAATCAGCACTTCCAGCGGGCCCGCGCAATGGGCATCGGCGAGGCCGGCTTCATGCTCCTTCTTGAAGAGGCCCTTTCGATGGGAACGCCGCTTCAGGTGAAGCTCTATCTTCCCAAGACCCTCTTTCCCTTCTCGAACTGGCAGACGATTCCCCTGGAGGCCAAAGTCGTCCGGGTCGACAGCCAAACGAGCCAGGACGGCTGTTACCGCCACGGCCTGCTGATCACCCAAATTTCGGACCAGGACGGCCTGACGCTGAAGCGGTATGTCCACCTCTCTCACTGGATGAAAGAGAAAATCCAGAGCTAA
- the folP gene encoding dihydropteroate synthase: protein MSNEEPVSSPKTKGRDGFFVSSPQKGSVLNHRRPSRSKKQAGIWRCGSYRLNYARRPLIMAVLNITPDSFSDGGQFFNSDQAVEQALRMEGEGADLIDIGGESTRPGATPVSVEEEARRVVPVVERLAKQLAIPISVDTTKSEVARRAIEAGASIINDVSGFMRDPHMLSVAARGKTGLVIMHTNGTPDTMQRRPRYLDLIGEIRRFLNERIDAAVAHRIPRNRIAVDPGIGFGKTANHNLKILHRLGDFADLGAPLLVGPSRKSFIGRILDLPPSERLEGTAAAAAIAVFQGARIIRVHDIKPLARVVRVAEAIRREKGNR from the coding sequence ATGTCGAACGAAGAACCCGTCTCATCTCCTAAAACGAAGGGGAGAGACGGGTTCTTCGTTTCTTCCCCGCAAAAAGGGTCTGTTCTCAATCATCGCCGCCCGTCCCGATCCAAAAAACAGGCGGGTATCTGGCGCTGCGGCTCGTATCGGCTGAATTACGCCCGGCGGCCGTTGATCATGGCCGTTTTGAATATCACCCCAGATTCCTTTTCGGACGGCGGACAGTTTTTTAATTCGGATCAAGCGGTCGAACAAGCGCTTCGGATGGAAGGGGAAGGAGCCGACCTGATCGACATCGGAGGGGAATCGACCCGGCCCGGCGCAACCCCGGTTTCAGTCGAAGAAGAGGCCCGCCGTGTGGTTCCGGTCGTAGAGCGGCTGGCAAAACAACTTGCGATCCCGATCTCAGTCGATACGACCAAGTCGGAGGTGGCGCGGCGGGCAATCGAGGCGGGGGCTTCGATTATCAACGATGTCAGCGGTTTCATGCGCGACCCCCATATGTTGTCCGTGGCCGCAAGGGGAAAAACCGGTCTCGTCATCATGCATACAAACGGAACACCAGATACAATGCAGCGCCGTCCCCGCTATCTCGATCTGATCGGAGAGATCCGCCGGTTCTTAAACGAGCGGATCGACGCGGCCGTCGCTCACCGGATTCCAAGAAACCGGATCGCCGTCGATCCCGGCATCGGATTCGGGAAGACCGCCAATCACAATCTGAAAATTCTCCATCGCCTCGGTGATTTCGCCGATCTCGGGGCCCCCTTGCTGGTCGGTCCCTCGCGTAAATCGTTCATCGGACGGATTCTCGACCTTCCTCCCTCGGAACGGCTGGAAGGAACCGCCGCCGCCGCCGCGATCGCCGTCTTCCAAGGAGCGCGGATTATCCGGGTCCATGATATCAAACCCCTCGCACGGGTTGTCCGTGTTGCGGAGGCGATCCGCAGGGAGAAAGGGAATCGATAA
- the ftsH gene encoding ATP-dependent zinc metalloprotease FtsH yields the protein MNPRFKNLAPWIVVALFMILLYNLFNTSSRPIEDEIIFSDFMAKTEKGEVSEVTIKDNYISGILKDGTKFKTYSAAYPDLVKNLREKNVRITAKPPEEPPWYMTFLMTWGPFILFVGLWIFFMRQMQVGGNKALSFGKSRARLLSEDRKKITFSDVAGIDEAKGEVEEIIEFLKDPPKFQKLGGRIPKGVLVVGPPGTGKTLLAKAIAGEAGVPFFSISGSDFVEMFVGVGASRVRDLFEQGKKHAPCIIFIDEIDAVGRHRGAGLGGGHDEREQTLNQLLVEMDGFETTEGVILIAATNRPDVLDPALLRPGRFDRQIVVGRPDLKGRVEILKVHTKKIPISPDVGLEIIARGTPGFAGADLENLVNEAALLAARRGKKTVEMNDFEAAKDKVLMGVERRSMVISEEEKRITAVHEAGHTLIAKLLPGTDPIHKVTIIPRGRALGVTMQLPTDDRHNYHKEYLYNTIAIMMGGRVAEELVLNNCTTGAGNDIEKATDLARKMVCEWGMSEKMGPLTFGKKEQEIFLGREINQHRDYSEYTAIEIDNEVRRLVTENYERAKTLITNNMKALKALAEALLEKESLDAPEIDRILQSSISPSPA from the coding sequence ATGAACCCTCGTTTCAAGAACTTAGCCCCCTGGATCGTGGTGGCCCTCTTTATGATCCTGCTCTACAACCTCTTCAATACCTCTTCACGGCCGATTGAGGATGAAATCATTTTCTCCGATTTCATGGCGAAGACGGAAAAGGGCGAAGTCTCCGAGGTGACGATCAAGGACAACTACATTTCGGGAATCCTGAAGGACGGAACCAAATTTAAAACCTACTCCGCCGCCTATCCCGATCTTGTTAAAAATCTCCGGGAGAAAAACGTCCGGATCACCGCCAAGCCTCCCGAAGAGCCCCCTTGGTACATGACCTTCTTGATGACATGGGGTCCGTTTATCCTCTTTGTCGGTCTCTGGATCTTCTTCATGCGCCAGATGCAGGTCGGCGGGAACAAAGCCCTCTCCTTTGGAAAGAGCCGCGCGCGCCTTCTTTCTGAAGACCGAAAAAAGATCACCTTCTCCGATGTCGCCGGGATCGATGAGGCGAAAGGAGAGGTGGAAGAGATCATTGAATTCCTGAAAGACCCTCCCAAATTCCAGAAGCTCGGCGGCCGCATTCCGAAAGGGGTCCTGGTCGTGGGACCTCCCGGAACGGGAAAAACCCTGCTTGCCAAGGCGATCGCCGGCGAGGCAGGGGTTCCCTTCTTCTCGATCTCCGGCTCCGATTTCGTTGAAATGTTCGTCGGTGTCGGCGCCTCGCGGGTCCGCGATCTCTTCGAACAGGGAAAGAAACACGCCCCCTGTATCATCTTTATTGATGAGATTGACGCCGTCGGACGTCATCGCGGCGCCGGATTGGGCGGCGGTCATGACGAGCGGGAGCAGACCCTCAACCAACTTCTGGTCGAGATGGACGGTTTCGAAACCACGGAAGGGGTCATCTTAATTGCCGCCACCAACCGGCCCGACGTGCTCGATCCGGCGCTTCTCCGTCCCGGACGGTTTGACCGTCAGATCGTCGTCGGACGACCCGACCTTAAGGGACGGGTTGAAATTCTGAAAGTCCACACGAAGAAAATCCCCATCTCTCCCGATGTGGGGCTGGAAATCATCGCCCGGGGAACGCCCGGATTTGCCGGAGCAGATCTTGAGAATCTCGTCAACGAGGCGGCGCTCTTGGCTGCCCGGAGAGGGAAAAAGACGGTCGAGATGAACGATTTCGAAGCGGCCAAAGATAAGGTATTAATGGGAGTCGAGCGTCGAAGCATGGTCATCTCCGAAGAGGAGAAACGGATCACGGCGGTGCATGAGGCGGGTCATACCTTGATCGCCAAGCTGTTGCCGGGGACTGACCCGATCCATAAGGTCACCATCATCCCGCGCGGTCGGGCCTTGGGGGTCACCATGCAGCTGCCGACCGACGATCGGCACAACTATCATAAAGAATATCTCTACAACACCATCGCCATCATGATGGGCGGACGGGTCGCAGAGGAGCTGGTGCTCAACAATTGCACTACCGGCGCTGGAAATGACATCGAGAAGGCGACCGACCTGGCCCGGAAGATGGTCTGCGAGTGGGGCATGAGCGAGAAGATGGGTCCGCTGACCTTCGGGAAGAAAGAGCAGGAGATCTTCTTGGGACGCGAGATCAACCAACATCGCGACTATTCGGAGTATACCGCGATTGAGATCGATAACGAAGTCAGACGCTTGGTCACGGAAAACTACGAACGGGCCAAAACCTTGATCACGAACAATATGAAGGCGCTCAAAGCGTTGGCCGAGGCCCTCCTGGAGAAAGAGTCGTTGGATGCACCGGAAATCGATCGGATCCTTCAGTCGTCGATTTCTCCCTCTCCAGCCTAA
- the hpt gene encoding hypoxanthine phosphoribosyltransferase, translated as MEGRIFGKPMITQEEMRKRIQELGLRIAQDYQEKDLLMIGVLKGAFVFFSDLARAVPLPLHVDFLVVSSYGEKKKSSGAVKVISDTTQNLKGKDVLVVEDIVDSGLTLTFLKKKLMARKPNSLRFCTLLDKPQRRKTEVTIDYVGFTIPNKYVVGYGLDYENKYRNLPYIAVLENVQEDA; from the coding sequence ATGGAAGGACGGATTTTTGGAAAGCCGATGATCACCCAAGAGGAGATGCGAAAGCGGATCCAGGAACTCGGCTTGCGCATTGCCCAAGATTATCAGGAAAAAGACCTTCTGATGATCGGTGTTCTAAAGGGGGCCTTCGTCTTTTTTTCCGACTTGGCGCGGGCCGTCCCCCTTCCGCTCCATGTTGATTTCCTGGTCGTTTCAAGTTATGGTGAAAAGAAAAAAAGCAGCGGGGCGGTCAAGGTTATTTCGGATACCACACAAAATCTAAAGGGAAAAGATGTCCTTGTAGTCGAAGATATCGTCGATTCCGGACTGACGCTGACCTTTCTTAAGAAAAAACTCATGGCCCGAAAGCCGAACTCGCTCCGATTCTGTACCCTGCTCGATAAGCCGCAACGCCGGAAAACGGAAGTCACCATCGATTATGTCGGCTTTACCATCCCCAACAAATATGTCGTCGGATATGGGCTCGATTATGAGAACAAGTACAGGAACCTCCCCTATATTGCCGTCTTGGAAAATGTCCAAGAAGATGCATGA
- the tilS gene encoding tRNA lysidine(34) synthetase TilS, producing the protein MGVSGGADSVCLLHLLRQLSSRHQFTLHVAHLNHGFRPEAAQEAAFVQRLCDQWGVPATLSSLPVPRICKERHLSKQEGAREVRYAFLKEVAGATGARWIALGHTADDQAETFLMRLLRGAGPQGLGAIPRMRDGMIIRPLLSISRKQIVDELSREQIPFIEDPSNEQEIYLRNRVRHRLLPLLEEYNPKVKEAFYRESELLQEENDFLTRYTEEMIPHLGVEKKKTSVSFDLERLRSLHPALQRRIVRWGLDQLHPGLKGIGFHHIETVLLKALAGRTGKRYPLPHHLWVEKGYTELVLRKNPLKEERAGSFQSARLETILFPSPDPIDLPEWGLRLSVSLHRNRENRPAFSTCAASFDFDRISNPLTLRRWRAGDYFVPTGMGGKHKKLQDLFVDAKVPKSQRASIPLLTCPEGILWVVGLRIDDRFRATEKSKEVLIVEAHALDRPASLPGVKPLPEGP; encoded by the coding sequence GTGGGCGTTTCCGGCGGGGCCGATTCGGTCTGCCTGCTTCATCTTCTCCGGCAACTTTCCTCCCGCCATCAGTTCACTCTACATGTGGCCCACTTAAATCATGGTTTTCGACCGGAGGCGGCGCAAGAGGCTGCTTTCGTCCAGCGGCTCTGCGACCAATGGGGAGTTCCGGCCACCCTTTCTTCCCTCCCGGTCCCGCGCATTTGCAAAGAGCGGCATCTCTCAAAACAGGAAGGGGCCCGTGAAGTCCGCTATGCCTTTCTAAAAGAGGTCGCGGGAGCCACCGGCGCCCGATGGATCGCCTTGGGCCATACGGCCGACGATCAGGCCGAGACTTTTCTGATGCGCTTGCTTCGGGGGGCCGGACCGCAAGGGCTCGGCGCGATCCCCCGGATGCGCGACGGCATGATCATTCGCCCTTTGCTGTCCATTTCGCGGAAGCAGATCGTCGATGAGTTATCGCGGGAGCAGATCCCGTTCATCGAAGATCCCTCCAATGAGCAGGAAATCTATCTCCGGAACCGCGTCCGCCATCGGCTTCTTCCCCTTCTCGAGGAATACAATCCGAAAGTGAAGGAGGCGTTCTATAGGGAATCGGAACTGCTGCAGGAAGAGAATGATTTCTTGACCCGCTACACAGAGGAGATGATCCCGCACCTCGGCGTCGAAAAAAAGAAGACGTCGGTCTCTTTCGATCTCGAACGCCTCCGGTCGCTTCACCCCGCCCTTCAACGCCGAATCGTCCGGTGGGGGCTCGACCAACTCCATCCCGGTCTGAAGGGAATCGGTTTTCATCATATCGAAACCGTTTTGTTGAAAGCCCTCGCCGGCCGGACCGGGAAGCGCTATCCGCTTCCTCATCATCTTTGGGTCGAGAAGGGATATACAGAACTCGTTCTCCGAAAAAACCCTTTGAAAGAGGAACGGGCGGGGTCTTTTCAATCCGCGCGACTGGAGACGATTCTCTTTCCTTCCCCTGACCCGATCGACCTTCCGGAGTGGGGCTTGCGCCTGAGCGTTTCGCTCCATCGGAACCGAGAAAACCGGCCCGCTTTTTCCACTTGCGCCGCTTCTTTCGATTTTGATAGAATTTCCAATCCTTTGACCCTTCGCCGCTGGCGGGCGGGAGATTACTTCGTTCCGACCGGTATGGGGGGCAAACATAAGAAACTTCAAGATCTGTTTGTTGATGCAAAGGTTCCAAAATCACAAAGGGCCTCAATTCCCCTCCTGACCTGTCCGGAGGGAATCTTGTGGGTCGTCGGCTTGCGGATCGACGACCGGTTTCGGGCGACGGAAAAATCAAAAGAGGTATTGATCGTGGAGGCGCACGCGCTGGATCGACCCGCTTCTCTGCCGGGCGTGAAGCCACTCCCTGAGGGCCCCTGA